The DNA sequence AGCAGCGTGTTCCTTTCCTTGGGCTTTGTCTTGGTATGCAATGTGCAGTGATCGAATGGGCAAGAAATCTAGCTGGGCTTAAAGAAGCAACTAGTTTCGAACTTGATCAAAGTACCCCTCATCCAGTAATTCACTTACTTCCAGAACAACAAGATGTTGTAGATCTAGGAGGAACAATGAGGTTGGGAGTATATCCATGCAGATTACAAGCAGAAACAATGGGCCAAAAATTATATGGCGAGCAAGTAGTTTATGAACGTCATCGACACCGATATGAGTTTAACAACGCATATCGCAATCTATTTATCGAATCTGGGTATACCATTAGCGGCACTTCACCTGATGGTCGCCTAGTCGAATTAATTGAATTAAAAGGACATCCATTCTTTACTGCTTGTCAATATCATCCTGAGTTTTTATCTAGACCTGGAAAACCACATCCCCTTTTTAAAGGTTTGATAGCAGCTGCACAATCACGTTTACCGAGATCACCTCAAGAAGCTTTAAAGCAAACACAAATTAATTCTCCGAACCAATCAAAAAACAACCCTTAATGGCAACCACCTTGCCTGTTGTAGAAAGTTTTCATTCAATCCAAGGGGAGGGTGCCCATGCTGGTCGGAGCGCATTTTTTATTCGACTCGCTCAATGCAATGTAGGGTGTGAATGGTGTGACACGAAAGAATCTTGGTCTTCTATTTCTCACCCTAAAAAGACCATTGATAGTCTTGTTCAAGAAACAACAATCGCCAAATCTAAAGGAGCAAGCTTTCTTGTCATTACTGGAGGAGAGCCTTTACACCACAACTTGAATCCACTATGCAATGCAATAAAAAATAATATCAATTCTTGTGGAGACAATGCTATACCTATTCATTTGGAAACCAGTGGTGTGCATCATATGAGTGGAGCACCAGATTGGATTACACTTTCTCCAAAGAGACATTTCCCACCCAAAGAAGAACTCTTAGAAGCATGTCAAGAAATTAAAGTGATCATTCATAGCAAAGAAGATATCTTGTTTGCAGAAGAGATGGCACACCGTTCAATACATGCCAAAAAAAATGCCTATAAGTCAAGAGTAAGTACAAAACAATCATTGATAAAACCTCTTCTTTTTCTTCAACCTGGATGGGGACATAGCATGGGTCAAAAATTAGCAATTGAATATGTAATTAAGAATCCCCAATGGAGGCTGAGTCTGCAAACGCATAAATGGCTTGCAATAGATTAATTAAAAGAGTGCTTTCATATAATGTTTCATAATTAATAATGCATTAATCTCGTTAAACAAAGAAAGAATGTTGGCAAATAACAAACCCATATCTATTGCATTACTTTCAGGTGGCCTAGACTCTGCAACAGCAACAGCAATGGCCTTAGAAGCAGGACACAATGTAATAGGGATTTCATTTGATTATGGTCAACGGCACAAACGTGAGCTAGAGGCTGCCATTGAACTAGCAGCTC is a window from the Prochlorococcus marinus str. MIT 9211 genome containing:
- a CDS encoding 7-carboxy-7-deazaguanine synthase QueE, whose protein sequence is MATTLPVVESFHSIQGEGAHAGRSAFFIRLAQCNVGCEWCDTKESWSSISHPKKTIDSLVQETTIAKSKGASFLVITGGEPLHHNLNPLCNAIKNNINSCGDNAIPIHLETSGVHHMSGAPDWITLSPKRHFPPKEELLEACQEIKVIIHSKEDILFAEEMAHRSIHAKKNAYKSRVSTKQSLIKPLLFLQPGWGHSMGQKLAIEYVIKNPQWRLSLQTHKWLAID